Proteins encoded by one window of Streptomyces sp. NBC_01477:
- a CDS encoding acetyl-CoA C-acetyltransferase: MPEAVIVSAARSPIGRAFKGSLKDLRPDDLAATIISTALAKVPQLDPRDIDDLMLGCGLPGGEQGFNLARIVAVQMGMDHLPGCTVTRYCSSSLQTTRMAMHAIKAGEGDVFVSAGVEMVSRFAKGNSDTLPDTMNPLFGDAVARTAARAEQSGAGWHDPREDGLVPDAYIAMGQTAENLAALKGVTRQDQDEFGVRSQNLAEKALGNGFWEREITPVTLPDGTVVAADDGPRPGVTMEGVQGLKPVFRPDGTVTAGNCCPLNDGAAALVIMSDTKARELGVTPLARVVSTGVSGLSPEIMGYGPVEASQQALRRAGMAIGDIDLVEINEAFAAQVIPSYRDLGIDLDRLNVNGGAIAVGHPFGMTGARITGTLVNSLQFHDKQFGLETMCVGGGQGMAMVIERLS; this comes from the coding sequence ATGCCCGAAGCCGTCATCGTCTCTGCCGCCCGTTCGCCCATCGGCCGCGCCTTCAAGGGGTCGCTCAAGGACCTGCGCCCGGACGACCTGGCCGCCACGATCATCAGCACGGCGCTCGCCAAGGTGCCGCAGCTCGACCCGCGCGACATCGACGACCTGATGCTGGGCTGCGGACTGCCGGGCGGCGAGCAGGGCTTCAACCTGGCCCGGATCGTCGCGGTGCAGATGGGCATGGACCACCTGCCGGGCTGCACCGTCACCCGCTACTGCTCCTCGTCGCTGCAGACCACCCGGATGGCGATGCACGCCATCAAGGCGGGTGAGGGCGACGTCTTCGTCTCGGCCGGCGTCGAGATGGTGTCGCGGTTCGCGAAGGGCAACTCCGACACCCTGCCCGACACGATGAACCCGCTGTTCGGCGACGCCGTCGCGCGCACGGCAGCGCGGGCCGAGCAGAGCGGGGCCGGCTGGCACGACCCGCGCGAGGACGGGCTGGTGCCCGACGCGTACATCGCGATGGGGCAGACGGCCGAGAATCTGGCGGCGCTCAAGGGCGTCACGCGGCAGGACCAGGACGAATTCGGCGTGCGGTCGCAGAATCTGGCCGAGAAGGCGCTCGGGAACGGTTTCTGGGAGCGCGAGATCACCCCCGTGACGCTGCCTGACGGCACCGTGGTGGCCGCGGACGACGGTCCGCGGCCGGGAGTGACCATGGAGGGCGTCCAGGGCCTCAAGCCGGTCTTCCGGCCCGACGGCACCGTGACCGCGGGCAACTGCTGCCCGCTCAACGACGGCGCGGCCGCGCTGGTGATCATGTCCGACACCAAGGCGCGGGAGCTGGGCGTCACCCCGCTGGCGCGGGTGGTCTCCACCGGCGTGTCGGGGCTGTCCCCCGAGATCATGGGCTACGGCCCGGTCGAGGCCTCGCAGCAGGCGCTGCGGCGGGCCGGGATGGCGATCGGCGACATCGACCTGGTCGAGATCAACGAGGCCTTCGCCGCCCAGGTCATCCCGTCCTACCGCGACCTGGGCATCGACCTGGACCGGCTGAACGTCAACGGCGGCGCCATCGCGGTCGGCCACCCGTTCGGCATGACCGGCGCGCGCATCACCGGGACGCTGGTCAACAGCCTGCAATTCCACGACAAGCAGTTCGGCCTGGAGACCATGTGCGTCGGCGGCGGGCAGGGTATGGCCATGGTCATCGAGCGGCTTTCGTGA
- a CDS encoding SGNH/GDSL hydrolase family protein encodes MSRARVARRIATAAAFGGGGVSLLGGAALGLVLAEVRLAKRVVGGSGDVPPRADGRYGSAFAHRTGEPPLRLVFLGDSTAAGQGVHRARETPGALLASGLAAVAERPVKLVNVAQPGAQSDDLPRQVALVLDPAAPPPDVAVIMIGANDVTHRMPPATSVRLLSDAVRRLRAAGVEVIVGTCPDLGSVEPVYQPLRWLARRMSRQLAAAQTIAVVGVGGRTVSLGDLLGPEFEARPRELFGPDNFHPSAEGYATAAMAVLPTLCAALGVWPQTDERPDVRRGEGFLPVAQAAAEAAAEGGTEVTAARDTASGPRGRWVLIKRRRRRLLAQEHPQPDAGDADGPRGAADEEGAAHRSA; translated from the coding sequence ATGTCGAGGGCGAGGGTGGCACGGCGGATCGCGACCGCGGCGGCGTTCGGCGGTGGCGGGGTCAGCCTGCTGGGCGGGGCCGCGCTCGGTCTGGTGCTGGCGGAGGTCCGGCTGGCCAAGCGGGTGGTCGGCGGCTCGGGGGACGTACCGCCACGGGCGGACGGCCGGTACGGTTCCGCGTTCGCGCACCGCACCGGGGAGCCGCCGCTGCGGCTGGTCTTCCTCGGCGACTCCACGGCCGCGGGGCAGGGTGTGCACCGGGCCAGGGAGACGCCGGGCGCGCTGCTCGCCTCGGGCCTGGCGGCGGTCGCGGAAAGACCGGTGAAGCTGGTCAACGTCGCACAGCCGGGCGCCCAGTCCGACGATCTGCCCCGCCAGGTGGCGCTGGTCCTGGACCCGGCGGCGCCGCCGCCCGACGTGGCGGTGATCATGATCGGCGCCAACGACGTCACCCACCGCATGCCGCCGGCCACCTCGGTCCGGCTGCTGTCCGACGCGGTACGCCGGCTGCGCGCGGCCGGCGTGGAGGTGATCGTCGGCACCTGCCCCGACCTGGGCTCCGTCGAGCCGGTCTACCAGCCGCTGCGCTGGCTGGCCCGCCGGATGAGCCGCCAGCTGGCCGCCGCGCAGACCATCGCGGTGGTGGGGGTGGGGGGGCGCACCGTCTCGCTCGGCGACCTGCTGGGGCCGGAGTTCGAGGCCAGGCCGCGCGAGCTGTTCGGCCCGGACAATTTCCACCCCTCTGCCGAGGGCTACGCGACCGCCGCCATGGCCGTACTGCCGACGCTGTGTGCCGCGCTGGGCGTGTGGCCGCAGACCGACGAGCGGCCGGACGTCCGGCGCGGCGAGGGCTTCCTGCCGGTCGCCCAGGCGGCGGCCGAGGCCGCCGCGGAGGGCGGCACCGAGGTCACCGCGGCGCGGGACACGGCGTCGGGGCCGCGCGGGCGCTGGGTGCTGATCAAGCGGCGCAGGCGGCGGCTGCTGGCGCAGGAGCATCCCCAGCCGGACGCCGGGGACGCGGACGGGCCGCGGGGCGCCGCGGACGAGGAGGGCGCCGCGCACCGGTCGGCGTAG
- a CDS encoding cystathionine beta-synthase → MQFHDSMISLVGNTPLVKLNSVTEGIQATVLAKVEYFNPGGSVKDRIALRMIEAAERSGELKPGGTIVEPTSGNTGVGLAIVAQRKGYHCIFVCPDKVSTDKINVLRAYGAEVVVCPTAVDPEHPDSYYNVSDRLVRETPNAWKPDQYSNPNNALSHYESTGPELWQQTDGRITHFVAGVGTGGTISGTGRYLKDISEGRVQVIGADPEGSVYSGGSGRPYLVEGVGEDFWPGAYDPDLADEVLAVSDKDSFQMTRRLAREEGLLVGGSCGMAVVAALKVAERLGPDDVIVVLLPDSGRGYLSKIFSDVWMSSHGFLDESEGEARVADVLAHKEGGMPQLVHMHPDETVGQAIEVLREYGVSQMPVVRPGAGHPDVMAAEVIGSVVERDLLDALFSKRATLEDPLDKHLSPPLPQVGSGEPVAGLMTVLEAADAAIVLIAGKPSGVVSRQDLLAFLAGHGGV, encoded by the coding sequence GTGCAGTTTCACGACTCGATGATCAGCCTCGTCGGCAACACCCCGCTGGTGAAGCTGAACAGTGTGACCGAGGGCATTCAGGCGACCGTCCTGGCCAAGGTCGAATACTTCAACCCCGGCGGTTCGGTGAAGGACCGCATCGCACTGCGCATGATCGAGGCCGCGGAGCGCAGCGGCGAGCTGAAGCCCGGCGGCACCATTGTGGAGCCGACCTCGGGCAACACCGGTGTGGGCCTGGCCATCGTCGCCCAGCGCAAGGGCTACCACTGCATCTTCGTCTGTCCTGACAAGGTCTCGACGGACAAGATCAACGTCCTGCGGGCCTATGGCGCCGAGGTGGTCGTCTGCCCGACGGCCGTCGACCCGGAGCACCCGGACTCGTACTACAACGTGTCCGACCGCCTGGTGCGCGAGACCCCGAACGCCTGGAAGCCCGACCAGTACAGCAACCCCAACAACGCGCTGTCGCACTACGAGTCCACGGGACCCGAGCTGTGGCAGCAGACCGACGGGCGGATCACCCACTTCGTGGCGGGCGTCGGCACCGGCGGCACCATCTCGGGGACCGGCCGCTACCTCAAGGACATCAGCGAGGGCCGGGTCCAGGTCATCGGCGCCGACCCCGAGGGCTCGGTCTACAGCGGCGGTTCGGGGCGGCCGTATCTGGTCGAGGGCGTCGGCGAGGACTTCTGGCCGGGCGCCTACGACCCCGACCTCGCCGACGAGGTCCTGGCCGTCTCCGACAAGGACTCCTTCCAGATGACCCGGCGGCTGGCCCGCGAGGAGGGCCTGCTGGTCGGCGGCTCGTGCGGGATGGCGGTCGTGGCGGCGCTCAAGGTCGCCGAGCGGCTCGGCCCGGACGACGTGATCGTCGTCCTGCTGCCGGACAGCGGCCGCGGCTATCTGTCGAAGATCTTCAGCGATGTGTGGATGAGCTCGCACGGCTTCCTCGACGAGAGCGAGGGCGAGGCGCGCGTCGCCGACGTCCTCGCGCACAAGGAGGGCGGCATGCCGCAGCTGGTCCACATGCACCCGGACGAGACGGTCGGCCAGGCGATCGAGGTGCTGCGCGAATACGGCGTCTCGCAGATGCCCGTGGTCAGGCCGGGGGCCGGCCACCCCGACGTGATGGCGGCCGAGGTGATCGGCTCGGTCGTGGAGCGGGATCTGCTGGACGCGCTGTTCTCCAAGCGCGCCACCCTGGAGGACCCGCTGGACAAGCACCTGTCCCCGCCGCTGCCCCAGGTCGGCTCGGGCGAGCCGGTCGCCGGCCTGATGACCGTGCTGGAAGCCGCGGACGCGGCGATCGTGCTGATCGCGGGCAAGCCGTCCGGCGTCGTCAGCCGCCAGGACCTGCTGGCCTTCCTGGCCGGGCACGGCGGGGTCTGA